Sequence from the Cucurbita pepo subsp. pepo cultivar mu-cu-16 chromosome LG02, ASM280686v2, whole genome shotgun sequence genome:
TACACATATGAGTCAGGTATCATAGTATTCATCATGACTTTCATCTTGTATCATCATAACATGACTTCATATGGTAAGGCATAGCATTAAATACGtagtatttcatttcattcatatcatgacACAATAGAAcatcatatacatacataacataGCAATCATACGTCATCACACAACATACATAAATGTAGCATTACATTATGACGCATGTAGGGGCCACGAGGCATGCATCATCCTACATCATCTAATTCTTCCAACATTAACCGTAAAAGTCACTTGTTTGGCCTTAGCCAAACTCCCTAACTATTTTATAGTTGATTCGAGATTGTCCTTCAACATTCAATTTAACCTAGGAATACGGgacatattattaaatttagtttagcTAAACATATTAATAACTCCCAATTTtagctataaaaaaatatttaatttaaataaatacaagtCTTATTAACCTCAAATTCCCTCATAAAGtcaaaatggtatcaaaattgTTTACGAAGCTGAATAAGCTATTTTCAAGTCGTCGGAGCCGAGTGAGCGAAGTTGAGTGAGCACGCCGACGGACAGGTTGAGACGAGTCGCGACTGGGGTAGGAGCACGCGTCAGGCACGTGCGTGGCTAGGTAAACGCGTGCCATTGCTTGGGTCGAGACGTGGACTTCGGGTCGAGTCTATGCAAGTTGTGGGTCGTGGGCCGTGCACATTCATGTTCCTTGGGCTGTTGAAGCCCACATCGGCGTGGATCACCCAATTCGAATGTCACCGGAGAAATTCGTCTTCTCCACCCGCCTTCTGAAACCGCTGCCCTAACTTCCGCACTTCTCTGATTGGCACTCCGACAACCTCACTCCGATTTAGGCCACTGTTCGTTAACCAATCACTAGCACAACAACACCGAGAGCACTCCTAAAGCATTTGTGTCGCTACAACCTACTAAAGCCCTGGATCGAAGCGTGTCGGCGACTTAGATCTGTCGGTGTATGCTCCTCTCTTCTCTCGGGAGTCTCTCGAAGTGTGTTGTGAGTTGCAGAGCGAAAGCGAAAATGTGTTAACCCATTACTCTAAACTGCAAGGGGCTTGGGTTGATATCACCAAACAATGGGCTTTCCTCGATCACTCATAAACAATACTAAATATGATTATATTCCATAATTGTTACAATTGGTGCTATTTTGGTTGCTTTTAATCAATACTAGGAAACTCAttcattattaataaaaatgaaacaaaacaaacatcGATCAGAGCATAGCTCATGGAATACAAAGATCGATCCGAGCTAGCTCATTGAATACAAAGATCGATCCGAGCATAGCTCATTGAATACAAAGATTGATCCGAGCTAGCTCATTGAATATAGCCTAGTGAATAAAGGAGCCTATTACCTCCCTAGTGCTCAAAAGTTCAATCTCAAAGAAACCAAATTGATCCAAAGTTGGAAGATTTATCCTTCAAATCTCCAAAACTAAAGAAATATACACAAACAGGTGAACACATACAATATATACATATCAGGGAGCTCAATTATGAACAAATCTCAAACTCATGATAATGAAGAACTCATTTGTTCATACCTTTTGGCCTCCTCAATTCGACCAAACCGAGTTAGAATCGCAATGACGAACGAGTAATGTTCTTCAGATGCCTTAATCTTATACGTAACAGTCATCAGCTTGAAGATGCGCAGAGCATCATCAACGAAACCACCTTCATTACAAACAGACAAAACCACTTTGAAAGTGAAATGGTTTGGAGTGAAACCAGAGGATCTCATTTGATCAAACAAATGGATTGCTTCCTGTAACTCTCCATTGTTTCCATAAGCTTCAATAATGGCAGTCCATGTCATTGCCCCCTTTACAGGGACTGCTTCAAACACCATTTTTGCCATTTTCACAGCTCCACATTTCCCATATAGCTTCACGAGTTCGGACGAAACGAAATGGACTGACTCGAAGTTCCTCTTCAAAACTTGCCCATGTATCTCCTTCCCCATCTTCAACAGTTTTAGTTCACTGCATACATAGAGGATTCTTGACATGGTTACAGTGTCTGGTCGATGCTTTGATAGCTGCATCACTCTGAATATATCAATAGCTTCATACAGACACTGATTTTCTATGTAGGAATCAATCATTGTTGTCCATAAGATCACATTTCTTTGCTCCATGGCGTTGAAAAGCTTTAGAGAATAGTCCATTACTCCACATTTTGAATACATTACCATCAAGGATGAAACAATGGATACATTTGGTAGGAAGTAGTTCTTCAAAGCGTATGCATGAATCTCCTTTCCGGGTTCGAGAGCCCTCAACTTGGCGCAAACTGGAAGAATTGTAGCAACCGTAACGACGTCTGGTCTAAATCCTTCCTGCTGCATCCAAATGACTGATCTTACAGCTTGCTCTAGCCTGCCATTTAAAGCATAACCAGACATCAAAGCAGTCCAACAGATAGCATTCCTCTCCTTGGAACCATAAAAAACCGCTCTGCCCAAACCAATGTCTCCACATTTGCAATACATATCAATCAAAGCAGATTGAATATATATCAGCCTTGAATAATTCTTTGTCTTTATAACAAAAGCATGAACTTCCTGGCCTAATCTCCTAGCCCCGACGTCTCCAATAACAGGAAGAATCGATGTCAGTATGACCGAATTCGGTCTAATTCCGTCGTCTATCATCCTTCTTGTATATTCCAAAGCTTCCCTTTGAAGTCTATTGTGAGCAAAACCAGCAATCATTGATCCCCAAACCACAATATCTCTCTCAGTAATTTCATCGAACATCTGGCGGGCAAGCTTGATCTTACCACATTTGAAGTACATATCAATCAAAGTTGTCCCAAGAATTGAACTGCCAACCAATCCATTTTTAATCAAAAGGGCATGGGCCTTAAGCCCCTGGGTAAGCGCCGATGCACCTGCAAAGCTCTTAATGATATTAGCAAAAGAGTAAACGTTCAATTCAACCCCCAATCTTCGCATTTCTGCATATGTCGAGAGTATGCTACGGTAATCCTGCCGCCCTGCCATTACAGTGCCTCTAAGCAACGCATTCCAAGGATAAACACTTCTGCTAGAACTTTCATCAAATAGCTTCTGTGCATCTTCCAAAGACCCACAAGCAGTATACATATGAACAAGCCTCGTACGCAAAAATTCATTGTTTTCAAGTCCATTTATCCGAATATGAGCGTGAACCTGTTTAGCGTTAGCCAAAGATTTGGCTCTAACGCAAGCAGtaataagagaagaaaatgtagTCGCATTAACTGGGATGCCTCGTTGATCCAAATAGTCCATAATCGTAAGTGCCTCTTTGAGCTTATTTTGGCGCGCAAATCTTTGAATATCCTTGTAAATGGCATGTGGGTTCTTGGTGTGAAGTGGTAAAGATTCAGGAAAAGCATCTCTCTCAGCAAAAACTGGGCGTTTTCTGTTCTGAAATTTGGCAACTACTTTGTTTCTTAAGGGCGGTGTATCGGTCAGTGTCTGTGTCGAGGTTTTGATTCGGGACAGTCGGTGGCCAGAATTGGAATTAGCGGCGGCGAAGGCGACGGCGAGAGGATTTGGAGGGAAAGGGTGAAGATGAAGGGACAGAGTGAACGAGGACGAAATTTCCATTACTGGTTGcgtttgaatttcaaaatgttCACAAAAGGTTGACTATCAAATACTAAATAAGCGATCCAAGGGAAATGCATACACATCACacttaaaaacaaatcaaaacctaTTACAAGTAGGTGTTGTTCACGTTTATTTACAAATGGGAAACTAGTTTGGGATACAAATTCAAACtaaactaaacaaaatgaTCCAAAATATTATAGGTAGGACTGACGCTGTAGGACGACCCCTCTATGACATCACAAGACCTTGTTGAGACCTAGAAGTTGTTCACCGGTTCTAACGCTGCAGATCTACTGGATGGCGTTTCTCATCTATGGGGTGAAcaaacttttttgttttcatatttagtGATATGGGATCACTACAGGAaaagtaagattcggattaccttcttgatcgaatatctcaagggaagaacacttgtttgagattcgaatcacttcacaagcTTCACAAGCAAGActgatcatgtcaagcttgaatgattctacatgcaacctaaagtatatagaattgcaaataaacttaaCCAGTGGCTAAAGAACACAGAttcattttattgtattttacaAGTCTATCTTACAAATATAACGTAAGTTGCCTTCTGTAgccttaaaataaaaactctatCTTTCATGAGGCATTTTAGGAGGGGTAACTATATTtcatgaccataattagctaGATATATTTTAGGGCTATAATTAACTACTTTGTAAataagtcttaaaatacactAAATAAACACATCACTCAAAATTATGATCCACCTGAAACTTGATTCTTGTTTAAtatgaattgaaacattttttatatctttgACAATGTTTTTTCACATCTTCCTAAGTCTATATTGCATGATTaatgtcttggttcatatcattctctaCTTCTGTAAGatgattcgtcctcgaatatATTTGAGAAACTTTGCTCCCAAGGAATTTTAGGTAATTCTGTTCGCACTCATTTccacaaatgaagctctcattttcccctctcaaattttcaatagagtcaagattaaattttaaactataaatcgattaaaatctaaaaagataaaaataaataaaaataaaattgagaagaaacgcaaaggaaacatatattcggtgtaacgacccgaaattttgtacttaatttaaggtcgctactataTAAATATCCTAAatattgaatgcggaagacttcatttaaatttcataaaacatgtcatttctcttaaaacacagccatggacttacgtgtttcgaaaacacctataaaacgacacaacaaaagactaaataaaataaataaacatttaatttaaaaacatcctattctagcctaagtctaagaaaataaataccactactctatgcatgtgtcatggtctcgaattgcgatgccgtcgtccgCCGTACAAGAACGCCTTGCcttaacttgaaaaatatagtagtacatggcttgagtatttaaagaaatactcagtaagtgaccccactattggggttaaatgcaagaacgtGCAATATGCTATGACgtgacctatcatatcagtcatTTCTCCTACGGCACTATTCTAATTGGgcagcttggatgtgtaccatatactctccacacagcccatacgtgtgggtatgggctcaccagacagttcgcacactgctgtgccccttttcttgtcggaCGAGCCTTCTTTGGTAGCTCTCCTTCTGCcgacacccattagaattagtaaccgtcacggcagcattatgtaaaacataatgatacttTAACTGCCTagtggatgtacgcgtccgtaccctcatGATGGAATAGGGGAATCCCCCAAtacatgagcacacataatgcatgaggtcccaatatttttccgttttcattatcatttaatacaaccccgctagtgTTCTGTAttatcatatcgtttttcatatcatttcacataccattcatcattcatatcatatcgtttctcattcttcagttcttATATCATACACaattctaacggggttatatttaatgtcatttatcgtgatttcatgtcattcatatcatgttgtatacacacaatttaggagacataacataacgtcTAATGCTTTTAACATAGCATTTCATCATATGCATTATCATATCAgaacatattgcatcacaatatatcatatcataaacaagtcaatTTATCGCATATCtcgtatcataacatatttcatatcatatgacaatatatatatatttctgtcATTCACATGTTGTATcctaa
This genomic interval carries:
- the LOC111787820 gene encoding pentatricopeptide repeat-containing protein At1g71460, chloroplastic, which translates into the protein MEISSSFTLSLHLHPFPPNPLAVAFAAANSNSGHRLSRIKTSTQTLTDTPPLRNKVVAKFQNRKRPVFAERDAFPESLPLHTKNPHAIYKDIQRFARQNKLKEALTIMDYLDQRGIPVNATTFSSLITACVRAKSLANAKQVHAHIRINGLENNEFLRTRLVHMYTACGSLEDAQKLFDESSSRSVYPWNALLRGTVMAGRQDYRSILSTYAEMRRLGVELNVYSFANIIKSFAGASALTQGLKAHALLIKNGLVGSSILGTTLIDMYFKCGKIKLARQMFDEITERDIVVWGSMIAGFAHNRLQREALEYTRRMIDDGIRPNSVILTSILPVIGDVGARRLGQEVHAFVIKTKNYSRLIYIQSALIDMYCKCGDIGLGRAVFYGSKERNAICWTALMSGYALNGRLEQAVRSVIWMQQEGFRPDVVTVATILPVCAKLRALEPGKEIHAYALKNYFLPNVSIVSSLMVMYSKCGVMDYSLKLFNAMEQRNVILWTTMIDSYIENQCLYEAIDIFRVMQLSKHRPDTVTMSRILYVCSELKLLKMGKEIHGQVLKRNFESVHFVSSELVKLYGKCGAVKMAKMVFEAVPVKGAMTWTAIIEAYGNNGELQEAIHLFDQMRSSGFTPNHFTFKVVLSVCNEGGFVDDALRIFKLMTVTYKIKASEEHYSFVIAILTRFGRIEEAKRYEQMSSSLS